A genomic window from Providencia alcalifaciens includes:
- a CDS encoding cell envelope biogenesis protein OmpA, producing MKKFTGVVMLLCIAALTGCVRNEGLHGYNNETWKNKNILKESKEVESNKALVSFYRIDNQVEGKTINIFVNKQYLTSLEPNATKQIKLCSGNNNFTAYKTDVSERYNTKLNEIDNKPLEPGKSYAFLVTESNGTVSLKPMTEKEVNEFKGNVSTQVHTLPRVDVARSCQ from the coding sequence ATGAAAAAGTTCACTGGCGTTGTAATGCTATTATGTATTGCAGCATTGACGGGTTGTGTTCGCAATGAAGGATTGCACGGATATAATAATGAAACATGGAAGAATAAGAATATTCTCAAAGAAAGCAAAGAAGTCGAAAGTAATAAAGCACTAGTTTCTTTCTATAGAATAGATAATCAAGTTGAAGGGAAAACAATTAATATATTTGTGAATAAACAGTACCTCACTTCATTAGAGCCTAATGCGACTAAACAAATTAAATTATGTTCAGGAAACAACAATTTTACTGCATATAAGACAGATGTTAGCGAGCGCTATAATACTAAGTTAAATGAAATCGATAATAAGCCACTAGAGCCTGGGAAATCTTATGCGTTCTTGGTCACTGAAAGCAATGGAACAGTATCATTAAAACCAATGACAGAAAAAGAAGTTAATGAATTTAAAGGAAATGTTAGTACTCAAGTTCATACTTTACCGCGCGTGGATGTAGCTCGAAGCTGCCAATAA
- a CDS encoding TolC family protein, producing the protein MKSLINSILAICFVKMLSLSAVADVVELKNLLKDSLDNAPEVQEAYANYQAAQSNVSAAEAGHYPVVSLMGTQPLAQQHKYESNAMESGFHLGTKATMNIYAWGGIEAGVDREQSKQSYYENQYILSQEDISVRISQLYLQVLRHKETLDVIDENLVRHHQIEKQLTTIVQHDSGRMSELTQVKARTLKVEMSRAETERNLNLALSQLSILTQRQLTVDQFVDPFRATTSGAILAKFQEDNLENNPSYKAQVADAQSLDADVKVASAMRKPALNLEVNATPDNSEVFLRVSWNIFDQASYYSQAQKEYALSAANERIKKTFREIKEMSQSAAINMAQSEKQGNIAKAYIAEQKVVISNYEKQFTINRRTLIDLLDAYNELASIQTSAVILQNDFRDATLNYLSVQAKMSAWMNQELASR; encoded by the coding sequence ATGAAATCTCTAATTAATAGCATTTTAGCGATATGCTTCGTGAAGATGCTTTCTCTTTCTGCTGTGGCAGATGTGGTTGAATTAAAAAACCTATTAAAAGATTCACTCGATAATGCCCCAGAAGTCCAAGAGGCTTATGCCAATTATCAAGCAGCGCAAAGTAATGTTAGTGCAGCGGAAGCTGGGCATTACCCTGTCGTCAGTTTAATGGGCACTCAGCCTCTTGCGCAGCAACATAAATACGAAAGTAACGCGATGGAATCGGGATTTCACCTCGGTACCAAAGCGACCATGAACATTTATGCTTGGGGCGGAATTGAAGCGGGTGTAGACCGTGAACAGTCCAAGCAAAGTTACTATGAAAACCAATATATTCTTTCTCAAGAAGATATCAGCGTGCGCATCAGCCAGCTTTATTTGCAGGTTTTACGTCACAAAGAAACCCTTGATGTGATTGATGAAAATCTCGTTCGCCATCACCAAATTGAAAAGCAACTGACCACGATTGTTCAGCATGACTCTGGTCGAATGAGTGAATTAACGCAAGTAAAAGCGCGCACTTTAAAAGTGGAAATGAGCCGCGCCGAAACAGAAAGAAACCTGAATTTAGCCCTGAGTCAATTATCGATTTTGACTCAGCGCCAGCTAACCGTTGACCAATTTGTTGACCCTTTCAGAGCAACGACCAGCGGTGCGATTTTAGCCAAATTTCAAGAAGATAATCTAGAAAATAACCCAAGCTATAAAGCCCAAGTGGCCGATGCCCAAAGCCTTGATGCTGACGTTAAAGTCGCCAGCGCCATGAGAAAGCCAGCATTGAATTTAGAAGTTAATGCGACGCCAGATAATAGCGAAGTTTTCTTACGTGTTTCTTGGAATATTTTCGACCAAGCAAGCTATTACAGCCAAGCGCAGAAAGAGTATGCCCTGTCCGCAGCCAATGAGCGTATTAAAAAGACATTCCGTGAAATCAAAGAGATGAGCCAATCTGCGGCGATCAATATGGCGCAAAGTGAAAAGCAAGGAAACATTGCCAAAGCCTATATTGCCGAGCAAAAAGTGGTGATCAGTAATTATGAAAAGCAATTCACCATCAACCGCCGCACGTTGATAGACCTGCTTGATGCGTATAACGAGCTGGCGAGCATTCAAACCAGCGCGGTTATCTTACAAAACGACTTCCGTGACGCGACACTCAATTACCTCAGTGTGCAGGCTAAAATGTCTGCATGGATGAACCAAGAATTGGCTTCCAGATAA
- a CDS encoding Ig-like domain-containing protein: protein MSIKKISIKVNNSKETIEQYSVTGGENGAGKLKQPLHINAQKDVNYLLIDESTQFAPENIAVKRVDKNLVIAFEGGDVESPDLIIENYFAENGAIGYQEGDANLIIGQYENGQYFPYVPESAVKADAISQLADGQAAGQAIGGDALPPLWAFNPWWLAALVPLIGIPAVAISGGGGGGGHSKVVDHAPIAGDDSAHAKHNTPVTIHVTANDSDVDGDLNPNSIRIVKEGSKGTVTIGKDGNIIYTPKKGEYGVDTITYVVKDRAGHESNVATITVKIDAAPEAQDDSAVTKESKPVTIDMENNYSDKDGDVDHNSLAIKTNGGKGFAKFVNGKLVYQPNKGEVGTDTITYTVTDKNGNVSEDATITINIDAPTVANDDSAKANKATPVELDVLGNDTDLDGDIDPTTLEVVGEPTKGTVKVVDGKLVYTANPDATGQDTITYLVKDKNGNVSNKATVTIDITEPPVANEDKADTRHNTPVEIDVTANDTDLDGDLDKNSVVITHPGTKGTVTIGEDGKLIYTPNKGEHGTDTIKYTIKDKNGNVSNEATVTITIDAPPVAGNDIADTRHNKPVEIDITANDTDLDGDLDKNNVVITNPGTKGTVTIGEDGKLIYTPNKGEHGTDTIKYTIKDKNGNVSEEATVTVTIDAPPVAGNDVADTRHNKPVEIDITANDTDLDGDLDKNSVVITNPGTKGTVTIGEDGKLTYIPNEGAHGTDTIKYTIKDKNGNVSEEATVTVTIDAPPIAENDKGSTVQGKPAIVDLSDNISDLDGDYDLSTLKVVSNGKQGVATIDADGKLIYTPNDGAHGTDTITYQVFDKQGNVSNTATVVITIDAPPIAENDKGSTVQGKPAIVDLSDNISDLDGDYDLSTLKVVSNGKQGVATIDADGKLIYTPNDGAHGTDTITYQVFDKQGNVSNTATVVITIKAPPIAENDKGSTVQGKPAIVDLSDNISDLDGDYDLSTLKVVSNGKQGVATIDADGKLIYTPNDGAHGTDTITYQVFDKQGNVSNTATVVITIKAPPIAENDKGSTVQGKPAIVDLSDNISDLDGDYDLSTLKVVSNGKQGVATIDADGKLIYTPNDGAHGTDTITYQVFDKQGNVSNTATVVITIKAPPIAENDKGSTVQGKPAIVDLSDNISDLDGDYDLSTLKVVSNGKQGVATIDADGKLIYTPNDGAHGTDTITYQVFDKQGNVSNTATVVITIKAPPIAENDKGSTVQGKPAIVDLSDNISDLDGDYDLSTLKVVSNGKQGVATIDADGKLIYTPNDGAHGTDTITYQVFDKQGNVSNTATVVITIEAPPIAENDKGSTVQGKPAIVDLSDNISDLDGDYDLSTLKVVSNGKQGVATIDADGKLIYTPNDGAHGTDTITYQVKDSNGNVSNIATVTIEIDAAPVATNDSGITLKDTPVTVDLRDNVSDLDKDADLSTLEIVSNGNKGKATIVDGKLVYTPNSGVTGTDTITYQVFDKNGNVSNTATVTISIKEKGSEAVDVYEKGLRTDGTAGDSKILVDGKVILANPKDKPVAEQDIQITKPTTELTSGGKPITWESTDNGFVGKDADGKEVITLTANSTTDNGQTTVDYKVNLKGLVDHPAGKDSLNIEFGVKNGTDEVKTQIVVHDDKPSAADVELSVEPPAENTFYANVIISLDFSTSMDAEDSGIKGDDTRTGIKTRYDAALDAMQTLLDNYEERLNSADKGDVRISLNGFADKASAIHPDFKSSHDTSYWFSIDEAREIIDGMKKKQFEVSKKLGITTNTNYDDALQQIVDIYQNPNKLGKGPITDQNVDNTFFFISDGTPNMGNEPYGEGISAKSPDNYKPGDSYSDIGEDKWTKFLTENGIRSVAIGIGPVMVEKDHNGKTGEDYLKPVAFDGKKVTDNDGSDVIVLEDMSSLGNILSKYVPNENTIESSFSKANDGKETLSFGADGMKSISIEVDGHTYKYDPTTKEITSDNLDKSMWVDFGQGELAVKTDAGGLLSISLGEKNFGHLTYRPGATRPTGMEKETFTLTLTDNDGTSGKSSISVDISKLKESGNTGLNDTDLTALKLFSPESAMELHGVDTDVNATSSHSTGFMNSSLDALQETQSAII from the coding sequence ATGTCTATTAAAAAAATATCAATTAAAGTTAATAATAGCAAAGAGACGATTGAGCAATATTCTGTTACTGGTGGGGAAAACGGTGCAGGTAAATTAAAACAACCACTGCATATTAATGCACAAAAAGATGTAAACTATTTATTAATTGACGAGAGTACACAATTCGCACCAGAAAACATCGCGGTTAAGCGCGTTGATAAAAACCTTGTCATCGCATTTGAGGGCGGTGATGTAGAAAGCCCTGATTTAATTATTGAAAATTACTTTGCTGAGAATGGTGCCATTGGTTACCAAGAAGGCGATGCAAACCTCATTATTGGTCAATATGAAAATGGCCAATACTTCCCATATGTTCCTGAAAGTGCGGTAAAAGCAGATGCCATCAGCCAATTAGCGGACGGCCAAGCGGCTGGGCAAGCCATTGGTGGCGATGCATTACCACCATTGTGGGCATTTAACCCATGGTGGTTAGCTGCACTGGTTCCTCTTATCGGTATTCCGGCTGTTGCAATCAGTGGCGGCGGCGGTGGCGGCGGTCATTCTAAAGTTGTCGACCATGCACCTATTGCGGGTGATGATTCTGCACATGCAAAACATAATACGCCAGTTACGATCCATGTTACTGCGAACGACAGTGACGTTGATGGCGATTTAAATCCGAACTCTATCCGTATCGTCAAAGAAGGTTCTAAAGGAACCGTGACAATCGGTAAAGATGGAAACATTATTTACACCCCTAAAAAGGGTGAATATGGCGTAGATACCATCACTTACGTGGTAAAAGACCGCGCTGGCCACGAGTCGAATGTTGCGACCATCACCGTAAAAATTGATGCAGCACCAGAAGCGCAAGACGATTCTGCTGTGACCAAAGAATCTAAGCCTGTCACCATCGATATGGAAAACAACTACTCCGATAAAGACGGTGATGTTGACCATAACTCTTTAGCGATTAAAACCAATGGTGGCAAAGGTTTCGCGAAGTTTGTTAATGGCAAATTAGTGTACCAGCCGAATAAAGGCGAAGTGGGTACTGACACCATCACTTATACCGTGACAGATAAAAACGGTAACGTCTCTGAAGATGCGACAATCACCATCAACATCGATGCGCCGACGGTAGCAAACGACGATTCAGCCAAAGCCAACAAAGCCACGCCAGTTGAATTAGATGTTTTAGGTAATGATACCGATCTTGACGGTGATATTGACCCAACCACATTAGAAGTTGTGGGTGAACCAACCAAAGGCACCGTCAAAGTTGTTGATGGTAAGCTGGTGTACACCGCGAACCCAGATGCAACAGGCCAAGACACGATTACGTATTTAGTTAAAGATAAAAATGGCAACGTATCCAACAAAGCGACCGTGACCATTGATATCACTGAGCCGCCAGTCGCCAACGAAGATAAAGCCGATACTCGCCACAATACCCCAGTTGAAATTGATGTTACGGCGAACGACACCGATCTCGATGGCGATCTGGACAAAAACAGCGTGGTGATCACCCATCCGGGCACCAAAGGCACCGTGACCATCGGCGAAGATGGTAAGCTAATCTACACCCCGAATAAGGGTGAGCACGGCACGGACACCATCAAGTACACTATCAAAGACAAGAACGGCAACGTGTCGAATGAAGCGACCGTGACCATCACCATCGATGCACCGCCAGTAGCGGGCAATGATATTGCAGATACGCGTCATAATAAACCGGTGGAAATTGACATCACTGCGAACGACACCGATCTCGATGGCGATCTGGACAAAAACAACGTAGTGATCACCAATCCGGGCACCAAAGGTACCGTGACCATCGGCGAAGATGGCAAGCTGATCTACACTCCGAATAAGGGTGAGCACGGCACGGACACCATCAAGTACACTATCAAAGACAAGAACGGCAACGTTTCTGAAGAAGCGACGGTGACCGTCACCATCGATGCGCCGCCAGTAGCGGGCAATGATGTTGCAGATACGCGTCATAATAAACCGGTGGAAATTGATATCACTGCGAACGACACCGATCTCGATGGCGATCTGGACAAAAACAGCGTAGTGATCACCAATCCGGGTACCAAAGGCACCGTGACCATTGGTGAAGATGGCAAACTGACTTACATCCCGAATGAAGGGGCGCACGGCACGGATACCATTAAATACACCATTAAAGACAAGAACGGCAACGTTTCTGAAGAAGCGACGGTGACCGTCACCATCGATGCGCCGCCAATCGCCGAAAACGACAAAGGCAGCACCGTGCAAGGTAAGCCAGCGATTGTTGACTTGAGCGATAACATCAGCGATTTAGACGGTGACTACGATCTTTCCACCCTGAAAGTGGTCAGCAATGGCAAACAAGGTGTTGCGACTATTGATGCCGATGGCAAGCTGATCTACACCCCGAATGACGGCGCGCACGGCACGGACACCATCACGTACCAAGTATTTGATAAACAGGGTAATGTGTCGAACACGGCGACGGTAGTCATTACCATCGATGCGCCGCCAATCGCCGAAAACGACAAAGGCAGCACCGTGCAAGGTAAGCCAGCGATTGTTGACTTGAGCGATAACATCAGCGATTTAGACGGTGACTACGATCTTTCCACCCTGAAAGTGGTCAGCAATGGCAAACAAGGTGTTGCGACTATTGATGCCGATGGCAAGCTGATCTACACCCCGAATGACGGTGCGCACGGCACGGACACCATCACGTACCAAGTATTTGATAAACAGGGTAATGTGTCGAACACGGCGACGGTAGTCATTACCATCAAAGCGCCGCCAATCGCCGAAAACGACAAAGGCAGCACCGTGCAAGGTAAGCCAGCGATTGTTGACTTGAGCGATAACATCAGCGATTTAGACGGTGACTACGATCTTTCCACCCTGAAAGTGGTCAGCAATGGCAAACAAGGTGTTGCGACTATTGATGCCGATGGCAAGCTGATCTACACCCCGAATGACGGCGCGCACGGCACGGACACCATCACGTACCAAGTATTTGATAAACAGGGTAATGTGTCGAACACGGCGACGGTAGTCATTACCATCAAAGCGCCGCCAATCGCCGAAAACGACAAAGGCAGCACCGTGCAAGGTAAGCCAGCGATTGTTGACTTGAGCGATAACATCAGCGATTTAGACGGTGACTACGATCTTTCCACCCTGAAAGTGGTCAGCAATGGCAAACAAGGTGTTGCGACTATTGATGCCGATGGCAAGCTGATCTACACCCCGAATGACGGCGCGCACGGCACGGACACCATCACGTACCAAGTATTTGATAAACAGGGTAATGTGTCGAACACGGCGACGGTAGTCATTACCATCAAAGCGCCGCCAATCGCCGAAAACGACAAAGGCAGCACCGTGCAAGGTAAGCCAGCGATTGTTGACTTGAGCGATAACATCAGCGATTTAGACGGTGACTACGATCTTTCCACCCTGAAAGTGGTCAGCAATGGCAAACAAGGTGTTGCGACTATTGATGCCGATGGCAAGCTGATCTACACCCCGAATGACGGCGCGCACGGCACGGACACCATCACGTACCAAGTATTTGATAAACAGGGTAATGTGTCGAACACGGCGACGGTAGTCATTACCATCAAAGCGCCGCCAATCGCAGAAAACGACAAAGGCAGCACCGTGCAAGGTAAGCCAGCGATTGTTGACTTGAGCGATAACATCAGCGATTTAGACGGTGACTACGATCTTTCCACCCTGAAAGTGGTCAGCAATGGCAAACAAGGTGTTGCGACTATTGATGCCGATGGCAAGCTGATCTACACCCCGAATGACGGCGCGCACGGCACGGACACCATCACGTACCAAGTGTTTGATAAACAGGGTAATGTGTCGAACACGGCGACGGTGGTCATTACCATCGAAGCGCCGCCAATCGCCGAAAACGACAAAGGCAGCACCGTGCAAGGTAAGCCAGCGATTGTTGACTTGAGCGATAACATCAGCGATTTAGACGGTGACTACGATCTTTCCACCCTGAAAGTGGTCAGCAATGGCAAACAAGGTGTTGCGACTATTGATGCCGATGGCAAGCTGATCTACACCCCGAATGACGGCGCGCACGGTACGGACACCATCACGTACCAAGTCAAAGACAGTAACGGCAACGTCTCTAATATCGCTACCGTAACCATCGAAATCGACGCGGCGCCAGTAGCAACCAATGACAGCGGTATTACCTTAAAAGATACGCCAGTAACGGTAGATCTGCGTGATAACGTCAGTGACTTGGATAAGGATGCCGACCTGTCCACATTAGAAATCGTGTCTAATGGTAATAAAGGAAAGGCCACGATTGTGGACGGAAAACTGGTTTACACACCAAATTCGGGTGTGACAGGGACTGATACCATCACTTACCAAGTGTTTGATAAGAATGGTAACGTTTCAAATACAGCAACCGTCACTATCTCGATTAAAGAGAAAGGATCCGAAGCGGTTGATGTTTACGAAAAAGGTTTAAGAACGGATGGTACTGCGGGTGATTCTAAAATCCTTGTTGATGGAAAAGTCATTCTCGCAAACCCAAAAGATAAGCCAGTTGCTGAGCAAGATATTCAGATCACTAAACCAACAACGGAATTAACCTCCGGTGGTAAGCCTATCACTTGGGAAAGTACCGATAATGGTTTTGTAGGTAAAGACGCTGACGGTAAAGAAGTGATTACGTTGACAGCCAACAGCACAACCGATAATGGTCAAACGACGGTTGACTACAAAGTTAATCTCAAAGGTCTTGTCGATCACCCTGCAGGCAAAGACTCTCTGAATATTGAGTTTGGTGTCAAGAATGGCACCGATGAAGTGAAAACCCAAATCGTGGTGCATGATGATAAGCCAAGCGCTGCGGATGTGGAGTTGTCGGTAGAGCCGCCAGCAGAAAATACCTTCTATGCGAACGTCATTATTTCACTAGACTTCTCGACTAGTATGGATGCTGAGGATAGCGGTATAAAAGGTGACGATACTCGAACTGGAATTAAAACGCGATATGATGCGGCTTTAGATGCAATGCAGACGTTACTTGATAACTATGAAGAGCGCCTGAATAGTGCAGATAAAGGTGATGTGCGCATAAGTCTTAATGGATTTGCTGACAAGGCATCGGCTATTCATCCTGATTTTAAGTCTTCACATGATACGTCATATTGGTTCTCTATTGATGAAGCAAGAGAAATCATCGATGGAATGAAAAAGAAACAGTTTGAAGTATCTAAGAAGTTAGGGATCACGACTAACACTAACTATGATGATGCATTACAACAAATTGTAGATATATACCAAAATCCCAATAAGTTAGGTAAAGGTCCTATTACAGATCAAAATGTAGACAATACGTTTTTCTTTATTAGTGATGGAACTCCGAATATGGGTAATGAACCATATGGGGAAGGTATTAGTGCAAAATCTCCAGATAATTATAAACCAGGGGATTCTTACTCTGATATTGGTGAGGATAAATGGACTAAATTCTTAACTGAAAATGGGATTCGCTCTGTCGCGATTGGTATTGGTCCTGTCATGGTCGAAAAGGATCATAATGGTAAAACGGGAGAGGATTACTTAAAACCAGTCGCTTTTGATGGGAAAAAAGTTACAGATAATGATGGAAGTGACGTGATTGTATTAGAAGATATGAGCTCTTTAGGCAACATCCTGAGCAAATATGTTCCTAACGAAAACACCATCGAAAGTAGCTTCTCAAAAGCGAATGATGGCAAGGAAACCCTGAGCTTCGGCGCGGATGGCATGAAATCCATCAGCATTGAAGTCGATGGCCACACTTACAAATACGATCCTACAACTAAGGAAATAACGTCAGATAACCTTGATAAGAGCATGTGGGTTGATTTTGGTCAGGGTGAATTAGCCGTTAAAACCGATGCGGGCGGTTTACTCTCTATCTCTTTAGGTGAGAAAAACTTTGGTCACTTAACCTATCGTCCGGGGGCAACACGCCCAACAGGAATGGAAAAAGAGACCTTTACGCTGACGTTAACCGATAACGACGGAACCAGTGGTAAATCATCAATTTCAGTGGATATCAGTAAGTTAAAAGAGTCGGGCAATACGGGCTTAAACGATACTGATTTAACCGCCCTGAAACTGTTCTCACCAGAAAGTGCAATGGAGTTACATGGAGTAGATACCGATGTCAATGCAACATCAAGTCACTCTACTGGTTTCATGAATTCATCGTTAGATGCATTACAAGAAACTCAGAGCGCCATTATTTAA
- a CDS encoding type I secretion system permease/ATPase, whose product MNIINNLSLVTKRLGYTLSPEILLAQTKRTESKSFDYASLVNVLNSHQFDNQIIEIDLHKIPTIAAPFLVLLANNESVVISKIEDSENGRYFEILTEEGLRQTLSVQDLAVNYSGYSWFIKRNIRSETRSEIDKYETSGFWKVIWRYKKYYYQVIIASFVINLLALISSLYVMNVYDRVIPNQAYETLWVLTIGVVLAIGFEFLAKMLRSYLLDIAGKKADIVISAMLFHRVMGIRLDKRPASSGSYANNLRDFESIREFMTSASLLALVDLPFILLFIGVISMIGGYLALVPLTIIPIVVIAGIVIQKPLAKGINASMKETSQRQGLAVESIEGIETLKLNNAVNWAQQRWEILTEKTAFSSIAVRNLTNFMVNFSAAMQQLNTVGLVCVGTYLIHANDVNSRITMGALIASVILSGRALAPLGQIAGLATRFQSARMALAGVRNIFSRPIEREDHKKYISPTAVHGALRLANVTYQYSKDGQPALNNINLEIKAGEKVAILGKIGGGKSTLLKLLTGLYEQQQGNISLDDLDIRQIDPIFLRSKVGMLTQKPRLFFGTLRENLDLARLDGYSSDDDLVRALKRFQLDKIIRQHPAGLDMPLGEDGLGLSGGQKQMVALAQLTLHNPNVVLLDEPTTGIDVDTEKLVLDALETWTKDKTLIVVTHKLPILRLVDRIIVMDEGKILIDGPKQKVLKALGQTEQATGTVTTDKPTPQPAPQVRVVSQVRHVINKEEGAI is encoded by the coding sequence ATGAACATTATTAATAACCTATCTTTAGTTACCAAGCGTTTGGGTTATACCCTTTCACCGGAAATTTTATTAGCACAAACTAAACGCACAGAATCGAAATCTTTCGATTATGCGTCGCTGGTGAATGTGCTGAACTCCCATCAATTTGATAACCAGATCATTGAAATCGATCTGCATAAGATCCCGACGATTGCAGCGCCGTTTCTGGTGCTGTTGGCAAACAATGAATCGGTGGTGATCAGCAAAATTGAAGATAGCGAAAATGGACGCTATTTTGAGATCTTAACAGAAGAAGGCTTACGTCAAACATTAAGCGTGCAAGATCTGGCAGTGAACTACAGCGGCTACAGCTGGTTTATTAAACGTAATATTCGCTCAGAAACCCGTTCAGAAATTGATAAATACGAAACCAGTGGCTTCTGGAAAGTGATTTGGCGTTATAAAAAATATTACTACCAAGTGATCATTGCATCGTTTGTGATCAACTTATTAGCGTTAATCAGTTCCCTGTATGTGATGAACGTGTATGACCGCGTGATCCCAAATCAAGCTTACGAAACCTTATGGGTACTGACTATTGGTGTTGTGCTGGCAATTGGCTTTGAATTTCTGGCCAAAATGCTGCGATCTTACCTATTAGATATCGCAGGGAAAAAAGCAGACATCGTGATCAGTGCCATGCTATTCCACCGCGTGATGGGGATCCGCCTTGATAAACGCCCAGCGTCATCGGGATCGTATGCCAACAATTTACGTGACTTCGAATCCATTCGTGAGTTTATGACCAGCGCGAGTTTACTCGCTCTCGTCGATCTGCCGTTTATTTTGCTGTTTATCGGCGTGATCAGCATGATTGGTGGTTACCTAGCATTGGTGCCACTGACCATTATCCCGATTGTGGTGATCGCTGGCATTGTGATCCAAAAGCCACTGGCGAAAGGGATCAACGCCTCAATGAAAGAGACTTCTCAACGCCAAGGCTTAGCGGTGGAATCCATCGAAGGGATCGAAACCTTAAAGTTAAATAACGCGGTGAATTGGGCGCAACAACGTTGGGAAATACTCACAGAGAAAACGGCATTTTCATCCATTGCAGTGCGCAATCTAACTAACTTTATGGTCAACTTCAGTGCGGCGATGCAGCAGCTCAATACCGTGGGTTTAGTGTGTGTAGGGACTTACTTGATCCACGCAAACGATGTGAACTCGCGTATTACAATGGGGGCGCTGATCGCCAGCGTGATCTTATCCGGTCGTGCGCTAGCACCGCTTGGGCAAATTGCAGGGCTGGCAACACGTTTCCAATCAGCGCGTATGGCATTAGCTGGTGTGCGCAATATCTTTAGCCGTCCTATCGAACGCGAAGATCATAAAAAATACATTTCACCGACTGCAGTTCACGGGGCATTACGACTGGCGAATGTGACTTATCAATATAGTAAAGATGGGCAGCCTGCATTAAACAACATTAACTTAGAGATCAAAGCGGGGGAGAAAGTCGCGATCCTCGGAAAAATCGGTGGTGGGAAAAGTACATTACTGAAGCTACTGACAGGCTTGTATGAGCAACAGCAAGGGAATATCAGCTTAGATGACCTCGATATTCGCCAAATTGACCCGATTTTCCTCAGAAGCAAAGTCGGCATGCTGACGCAAAAGCCGCGTTTATTCTTCGGAACCCTGCGTGAAAACTTGGATTTAGCACGTCTTGATGGCTATTCCAGCGATGACGATTTAGTGCGCGCGCTCAAACGCTTCCAGCTTGATAAAATTATTCGTCAGCACCCTGCAGGGCTTGATATGCCCCTTGGTGAAGATGGTTTAGGGCTTTCAGGTGGACAAAAACAGATGGTGGCACTGGCACAGTTAACCTTGCATAACCCAAATGTGGTGTTACTGGATGAGCCAACCACGGGCATTGATGTGGATACCGAAAAATTGGTACTGGATGCGTTAGAAACGTGGACAAAAGATAAAACGCTGATTGTCGTCACTCACAAATTACCAATTTTACGTTTAGTTGACCGCATTATCGTGATGGATGAAGGCAAAATTTTAATTGATGGACCGAAGCAGAAAGTCTTAAAAGCGTTAGGACAAACGGAGCAAGCCACTGGCACAGTTACCACAGATAAACCCACTCCACAGCCTGCGCCACAAGTGCGAGTTGTTTCACAGGTTAGACACGTAATTAATAAAGAAGAAGGGGCGATTTAA